From a single Clupea harengus chromosome 24, Ch_v2.0.2, whole genome shotgun sequence genomic region:
- the LOC116219013 gene encoding uncharacterized protein LOC116219013, protein MFAKSIISSPYVTRPQTHRPVSPVPSCVSMKSDWSMPDGPNFSSGPPQSEPKPQTHRPVSPVPSCVSMKSDWSMPDGPNFSSGPPQSEPKPQTHRPVSPVPSCVSMKSNRSMPDGPNFSSGPPQSEPNVLRNVLTQDQSGCGVCEQLLRDPVITTCGHRFCRQCISSYWSQSGPSGDNSCPQCRKRFRAQPFLNPDITMAQPLLYPHTTMTQPPVYPQTAMAQSSIYQHREMMAQLHLKPSTTMAQVPPYPPSDSGQNPLYPHLHMAQISPQPPLDESIVMEESKHLQTEHAPVQRTKITGLARVDGGVQLDIPADSGGPKQGGGKDPMSVISHLDPAHVVVIMIFLSR, encoded by the exons ATGTTTGCTAAGTCTATTATTTCGTCTCCTTATGtaaccaggccacagacacacagaccagtgtctccagtgcccagctgtgtgtctatgaagagtgactgGTCTATGCCTGACGGTCCtaatttcagcagtggaccaccacaGTCTGAGCCAAA gccacagacacacagaccagtgtctccagtgcccagctgtgtgtctatgaagagtgactgGTCTATGCCTGACGGTCCtaatttcagcagtggaccaccacaGTCTGAGCCAAA accacagacacacagaccagtgtctccagtgcccagctgtgtgtctatgaagagtaaCCGGTCGATGCCCGACGGTcccaatttcagcagtggaccaccacagtctgagccaaa TGTTCTGAGGAATGTTCTGACCCAGGATCAGTCCGGGTGTGGAGTATGTGAGCAGCTACTGAGGGACCCAGTCATCACCACCTGTGGACACCGTTTCTGCAGGCAGTGCATCAGCAGCTACTGGAGCCAATCTGGTCCATCAGGAGACAACAGCTGTCCCCAGTGCAGAAAGAGATTCAGAGCACAACCCTTTCTAAACCCTGACATAACCATGGCACAACCTCTGTTATACCCACATACAACCATGACACAACCTCCTGTATATCCCCAAACAGCCATGGCACAATCTTCTATCTACCAACACAGAGAAATGATGGCACAGCTTCATCTAAAGCCATCTACAACCATGGCACAAGTTCCTCCATATCCACCCTCAGACTCGGGGCAAAACCCTCTATACCCACACTTACATATGGCACAGATTTCTCCACAACCTCCTTTGGATGAGTCCATAGTCATGGAAGAAagcaaacatctccaaactgagCATGCGCCTGTACAACGGACCAAAATAACAG GTCTGGCCAGAGTGGATGGTGGGGTTCAATTGGACATCCCTGCTGACTCTGGAGGGCCAAAACAAGGAGGGGGTAAGGACCCAATGTCGGTGATTTCACATTTGGATCCAGCGCATGTTGTTGTAATTATGATATTTCTAAGTAGGTGA
- the LOC122128735 gene encoding uncharacterized protein LOC122128735: protein MARCGVVESCRGNVTAQDETESLAAVIDTSTSISAVDMSSAAGGEDLPSPFDDIPALVHDHSYLPVRFDGLVDNALVYISGFVVRRALKKLPCDVCRASLVTDAASAIKDQSYHLLSLKNNGGLVIPSEGTVRVIRAAEWVIRQASSFRRSQPIKLLEVIYLVRKRIGSEDVFVLGEHIGDTQYGIDSHHHTLLTIVVSLFFKLRLHHIAKMTTLSLQSNNMRQKLNKTVLFKGH from the exons ATGGCCCGGTGTGGAGTTGTTGAATCATGCAGAGGCAATGTAACAGCACAGGATGAGACAGAGTCCCTAGCAGCGGTCATCGACACCTCTACAAGCATATCAGCTGTAGATATGTCCtctgcagcaggaggagaagatcTTCCATCCCCGTTTGATGACATTCCTGCCCTAGTACACGACCACAGCTACCTTCCCGTCCGCTTCGATGGTCTTGTGGACAACGCTCTTGTGTACATTTCAG GATTTGTTGTGCGACGGGCTCTGAAAAAGCTCCCATGTGATGTCTGCCGTGCCAGCCTGGTGACAGACGCTGCATCTGCCATTAAGGACCAGAGCTACCACCTGCTGTCACTAAAAAACAATGGAGGCCTGGTGATTCCATCAGAGGGCACAGTGAGGGTCATCAGGGCAGCAGAGTGGGTCATTCGCCAGGCATCATCCTTTAGACGATCACAGCCCATCAAACTGCTTGAGGTCATCTACCTTGTACGGAAGAGGATCGGGTCTGAGGATGTGTTTGTGCTCGGGGAGCACATCGGCGACACGCAGTATGGCATAGACAGCCACCACCATACGCTGCTAACAATAGTTGTGTCCCTGTTTTTTAAGCTGAGGCTACACCACATCGCTAAAATGACCACACTTAGCTTACAGAGCAACAACATGCGACAAAAGCTCAACAAAACAGTCCTTTTCAAAGGGCATTAG